From Cellulomonas fimi ATCC 484, a single genomic window includes:
- a CDS encoding WXG100 family type VII secretion target, producing MAAEVSAADGALKQGADAVSRSRAELQRELSSLEGKLAGIGSHWQGQGAVAFNALMTRWREDATKIVSALNEFEQNLLSSQSSYTASDDAQQSTFSRLQGRLG from the coding sequence ATGGCTGCTGAGGTCTCCGCTGCCGATGGCGCTCTCAAGCAGGGGGCGGACGCGGTCTCGCGGTCGCGTGCCGAGCTGCAGCGCGAGCTGTCCTCGCTCGAGGGCAAGCTCGCCGGGATCGGGTCGCACTGGCAGGGCCAGGGTGCGGTCGCGTTCAACGCGCTCATGACGCGCTGGCGCGAGGACGCCACCAAGATCGTCTCGGCGCTCAACGAGTTCGAGCAGAACCTGCTGTCGTCGCAGTCGTCCTACACGGCGTCCGACGACGCGCAGCAGTCCACGTTCAGCCGACTGCAGGGCCGCCTGGGCTGA
- a CDS encoding RDD family protein, with protein MSTDAGMTACPACGRPTRVGARFCTGCGTPLAAGPVPGPPAPAQPVPPVPPAPPAQVGAPRWAAPPQPPAPAAPQPGAAPTRRAQRAATAVVEPEVHVIQAQPVAPARARTGARAAVGLGPSFGDAPAATVGARLGAYLVDAAAVSVVGVATLLLTGRPALAGLLAAEVVVGLVVWEARTGRTLGNLALGLRAARVESPYALGAGRAGLRALVLAAGHLVAGLGQWVVVGSVAADSSPRRQGWHDRAGRAVVVDVRRMPEHAAADPAAPHGSVQQTAPPRPRPASASPAGTAAPAVPQPTAPAPRPVPSRYLLTLDTGDVWTVHGQGLVGRAPQVREGERHDHLIAIEDPERSLSRTHAVFGVARTGFWVRDAGSGNGTVLVLPSGQAVTVTAEQAVTVPSGSTVRIGGRAFTVQEVPPA; from the coding sequence ATGAGCACGGACGCAGGGATGACCGCCTGCCCGGCGTGCGGCCGCCCGACGCGCGTCGGCGCACGGTTCTGCACGGGGTGCGGCACGCCCCTGGCGGCGGGTCCGGTGCCAGGCCCGCCGGCCCCCGCGCAGCCCGTGCCGCCCGTGCCGCCCGCGCCGCCCGCCCAGGTCGGTGCTCCCCGCTGGGCGGCCCCGCCGCAGCCCCCGGCGCCGGCCGCCCCGCAGCCGGGTGCCGCACCGACCCGTCGGGCGCAGCGCGCGGCGACCGCCGTGGTCGAGCCCGAGGTGCACGTCATCCAGGCACAGCCCGTCGCGCCCGCGCGGGCCCGGACCGGCGCACGCGCCGCGGTCGGGCTCGGGCCGTCGTTCGGCGACGCCCCGGCGGCGACGGTGGGCGCGCGCCTCGGCGCCTACCTCGTGGACGCGGCGGCCGTGAGCGTCGTCGGGGTCGCGACCCTGCTGCTCACGGGACGTCCGGCGCTCGCGGGGCTGCTCGCCGCCGAGGTCGTCGTCGGGCTCGTCGTGTGGGAGGCCCGGACCGGGCGCACCCTGGGCAACCTCGCGCTCGGGCTGCGCGCCGCCCGCGTCGAGTCGCCGTACGCGCTCGGTGCCGGCCGGGCCGGGCTGCGGGCGCTCGTGCTCGCCGCCGGTCACCTCGTCGCCGGGCTGGGCCAGTGGGTCGTCGTGGGCTCGGTGGCCGCGGACTCCTCGCCGCGCCGGCAGGGCTGGCACGACCGCGCCGGTCGCGCGGTCGTCGTCGACGTCCGGCGCATGCCGGAGCACGCCGCCGCCGACCCGGCCGCGCCCCACGGCTCCGTGCAGCAGACCGCGCCGCCGCGACCGCGCCCGGCTTCGGCGTCCCCCGCGGGCACCGCCGCCCCGGCCGTCCCGCAGCCGACCGCACCGGCTCCGCGCCCCGTCCCGTCGCGCTACCTGCTCACGCTCGACACGGGCGACGTCTGGACCGTGCACGGCCAGGGGCTCGTCGGCCGTGCCCCCCAGGTGCGCGAGGGCGAGCGGCACGACCACCTGATCGCGATCGAGGACCCGGAGCGGTCCCTGTCGCGCACGCACGCCGTCTTCGGCGTCGCCCGCACCGGCTTCTGGGTCCGCGACGCGGGCTCCGGCAACGGCACGGTGCTCGTGCTCCCGTCCGGCCAGGCCGTGACCGTCACCGCCGAGCAGGCGGTGACGGTGCCGAGCGGCTCGACCGTGCGCATCGGCGGGCGCGCGTTCACGGTGCAGGAGGTGCCCCCCGCATGA
- the eccD gene encoding type VII secretion integral membrane protein EccD, translated as MTELTTSPAGTLLRVSVTADDRRVDLGVPGTVATAEIVPGLARALGVLDASTVYGGYRLVRADGRAIDSSRSLIAEGVEDGALLTLEVGAQRREVRVYDDVVEAVADAVEDQYEPWTPRDTALGAAWAAVALALVAAALLLGADRASVMPPAVAAAGAVLLLAAGAVVARVGHEPGAARILVPAASVLGAVAGLTLGTAAPSWGWPAVAAGVGAAVTGLLGIPALVDRRELAAGPVVLGLAVAAGGAGVALSGADASHVLAMVVAVVVTASIGLPWLALSSTPLRVVSPRSDAEILLDPPPVDPEQVRRQLERAHRTQVALRIAVGVLTLLATPAVVQGGVLGTVLLVVAAGGVLLSTRQSYSRADVLVVVASGLLSLGAAVVAAALAHPTWRPVLVAACGGAALLVVGLGLVAPRRRVGLARVGDAAEIACLAALLPLGVTAAGLV; from the coding sequence ATGACCGAGCTGACCACGAGCCCGGCCGGGACGCTGCTGCGCGTCTCGGTCACGGCCGACGACCGCCGGGTCGACCTGGGCGTGCCGGGCACCGTCGCGACCGCCGAGATCGTGCCGGGCCTCGCCCGCGCGCTCGGCGTGCTCGACGCGTCCACGGTGTACGGCGGGTACCGGCTGGTGCGCGCCGACGGCCGCGCGATCGACTCCTCCCGCAGCCTCATCGCCGAGGGCGTCGAGGACGGCGCGCTGCTGACCCTCGAGGTCGGTGCGCAGCGCCGTGAGGTGCGCGTGTACGACGACGTCGTCGAGGCGGTCGCCGACGCGGTCGAGGACCAGTACGAGCCGTGGACGCCGCGGGACACGGCGCTCGGGGCCGCCTGGGCGGCGGTCGCGCTCGCGCTCGTCGCCGCCGCGCTGCTCCTCGGCGCGGACCGCGCGTCGGTCATGCCGCCCGCCGTCGCCGCCGCCGGTGCCGTCCTGCTGCTGGCCGCGGGCGCGGTCGTCGCGCGCGTCGGCCACGAGCCGGGTGCCGCGCGCATCCTCGTGCCCGCCGCGTCGGTGCTCGGTGCCGTGGCGGGGCTGACGCTCGGGACGGCGGCGCCGTCGTGGGGCTGGCCCGCGGTCGCCGCGGGGGTCGGTGCGGCGGTCACGGGGCTGCTCGGCATCCCCGCGCTCGTGGACCGGCGCGAGCTCGCGGCCGGGCCGGTCGTGCTCGGACTGGCGGTCGCCGCCGGCGGTGCCGGGGTCGCGCTGTCCGGCGCCGACGCCTCCCACGTGCTCGCGATGGTCGTCGCCGTCGTCGTCACGGCGAGCATCGGGCTGCCGTGGCTCGCGCTGTCGAGCACCCCGCTGCGCGTCGTCTCGCCGCGCTCCGACGCGGAGATCCTGCTCGACCCGCCGCCCGTCGACCCGGAGCAGGTGCGCCGGCAGCTCGAGCGCGCGCACCGCACGCAGGTCGCGCTGCGCATCGCGGTCGGCGTGCTCACGCTGCTCGCGACGCCCGCCGTCGTGCAGGGCGGGGTGCTCGGCACGGTCCTGCTGGTCGTCGCCGCGGGCGGCGTGCTGCTGAGCACCCGGCAGTCGTACTCGCGCGCCGACGTGCTCGTGGTCGTCGCGTCGGGCCTGCTGTCGCTCGGGGCCGCCGTGGTCGCCGCGGCGCTCGCGCACCCGACGTGGCGGCCGGTGCTCGTCGCGGCGTGCGGCGGCGCCGCGCTCCTCGTCGTCGGGCTCGGCCTGGTCGCGCCGCGCCGGCGGGTGGGCCTCGCACGCGTCGGCGACGCCGCCGAGATCGCCTGCCTCGCCGCCCTGCTCCCGCTCGGCGTCACCGCCGCCGGGCTCGTCTGA
- the eccB gene encoding type VII secretion protein EccB, producing the protein MASKRDLVEAQSFSRRRLLTAFTSGAPQGRELDPAKPMRGVAAGVLLTVLVLLGSIAWGILRPVLPSGWDDGSLVVVKQSGTRYVGSQGTLYPVLNVTSARLAIPSSAFHVVEAKADDVADAPRGATIGIPGAPDSLPAPDRLVDDAWRACVAQDGTTAVTIGGLDAPTAAPADAPGVLVTSGGDEYLVVGGARYEIPLGDVPAVERALGLDQQEPVEVPAGWLTLLRPGTDLAPLTIEGAGDPVPAASGLPLDLVVGSLVETSGTGVADALYAVDADGRLATLSPLAAALYALGSGADVGEPRSLTAADLSEVLNAEEPAGAADWPAEVPPMLADGEAPCVVLDPAGAVSFVGAPTVDEGGVLVEPGGGALVRGAGADGAAGETWFVDETGTAFALPGADAEVLARLGYKPEDVRRVAPAWVGLLPTGPALTVEAAQREVRAASASS; encoded by the coding sequence ATGGCATCCAAGCGCGACCTGGTCGAGGCGCAGTCCTTCAGCCGTCGGCGGCTCCTCACGGCGTTCACGTCGGGCGCCCCGCAGGGCCGCGAGCTCGATCCCGCCAAGCCCATGCGCGGCGTCGCCGCGGGCGTGCTGCTCACGGTCCTCGTGCTGCTCGGCAGCATCGCATGGGGCATCCTGCGGCCCGTGCTTCCCTCGGGCTGGGACGACGGCTCCCTGGTCGTCGTCAAGCAGTCCGGCACGCGGTACGTCGGCAGCCAGGGGACGCTCTACCCGGTGCTCAACGTGACGAGCGCGCGGCTCGCGATCCCGTCGTCGGCGTTCCACGTGGTCGAGGCGAAGGCGGACGACGTGGCGGACGCCCCGCGCGGTGCGACGATCGGCATCCCCGGTGCGCCGGACTCGCTGCCCGCACCGGACCGGCTCGTCGACGACGCGTGGCGCGCGTGCGTCGCGCAGGACGGGACGACCGCCGTGACGATCGGCGGCCTGGACGCGCCGACGGCCGCACCGGCCGACGCGCCCGGCGTCCTCGTGACGTCCGGGGGCGACGAGTACCTCGTCGTGGGCGGCGCCCGGTACGAGATCCCGCTCGGCGACGTCCCCGCGGTGGAGCGTGCGCTCGGTCTGGACCAGCAGGAGCCCGTCGAGGTCCCCGCGGGCTGGCTGACGCTCCTGCGCCCCGGCACCGATCTCGCGCCCCTGACGATCGAGGGTGCGGGCGATCCCGTCCCGGCGGCGTCCGGGCTGCCGCTCGACCTCGTCGTCGGCTCGCTCGTCGAGACCAGCGGCACGGGTGTCGCGGACGCGCTGTACGCGGTCGACGCGGACGGCCGGCTCGCGACCCTGTCGCCGCTCGCCGCGGCCCTGTACGCGCTCGGCTCGGGTGCGGACGTCGGCGAGCCGCGTTCGCTCACCGCGGCCGACCTGTCCGAGGTGCTCAACGCCGAGGAGCCCGCGGGTGCCGCGGACTGGCCCGCGGAGGTCCCGCCGATGCTCGCCGACGGCGAGGCGCCGTGCGTCGTGCTCGACCCGGCCGGCGCGGTGTCGTTCGTCGGGGCGCCGACGGTCGACGAGGGTGGTGTCCTGGTCGAGCCGGGCGGCGGTGCGCTCGTGCGGGGCGCCGGTGCGGACGGCGCGGCGGGCGAGACGTGGTTCGTGGACGAGACGGGGACGGCGTTCGCGCTGCCCGGTGCGGATGCCGAGGTGCTGGCGCGCCTGGGCTACAAGCCGGAGGACGTGCGCCGCGTCGCACCCGCGTGGGTCGGCCTGCTGCCGACGGGCCCGGCCCTGACCGTCGAGGCGGCGCAGCGCGAGGTCCGTGCCGCGTCGGCGTCGTCGTGA
- a CDS encoding S8 family serine peptidase: MTASPRRFAALVVAGALGLAPGVVALATVGAAPASAAAQQCEPGRRQLSTQTPPALATLGAQEAWTMATGEGVLVAVLDSGVDTRNEHLTSAVVSGIDLVGVDVETTGRTDPDGHGTAVAGQIAAREITGSGVVGLAPDAEILPVRVYYGATEEHRREGTGPDVPRLAAGIDAAVARGARVLNVSMSTPVDHPELRAAVERATAAGALVVASAGNRATSSDETDGLRYPAAYPGVLGVAAVDASGAPAADSIHGAHVDVAAPGTEVLTTYHADGDCLLGGENVSASFATAYVSAAAALVAQRYPDESPAQWAHRLMVTASRLVPGERDDLVGWGVVRADQALLFVDDGAAPGPDSPVHERPATPERPAQVLDTSVSADPLDAVRPAAAWWVWAGGTGLVLVALAAQLVGRRRRR; encoded by the coding sequence GTGACGGCGTCGCCGCGGCGGTTCGCGGCGCTGGTCGTGGCAGGCGCGCTCGGCCTCGCGCCGGGCGTCGTGGCGCTCGCCACGGTCGGCGCCGCACCGGCCTCCGCCGCCGCCCAGCAGTGCGAACCCGGCCGGCGGCAGCTCTCGACGCAGACGCCGCCCGCGCTCGCGACGCTCGGGGCGCAGGAGGCGTGGACCATGGCGACCGGCGAGGGCGTGCTCGTCGCCGTCCTCGACTCGGGCGTCGACACGCGCAACGAGCACCTGACGTCGGCCGTGGTGAGCGGCATCGACCTGGTCGGCGTCGACGTCGAGACCACGGGACGCACGGACCCGGACGGCCACGGCACGGCGGTCGCGGGCCAGATCGCGGCCCGCGAGATCACGGGCTCCGGCGTCGTGGGGCTCGCGCCCGACGCCGAGATCCTGCCGGTGCGGGTGTACTACGGCGCGACCGAGGAGCACCGCCGCGAGGGCACCGGCCCCGACGTGCCGCGCCTGGCGGCGGGGATCGACGCCGCGGTCGCGCGCGGGGCGCGCGTGCTCAACGTCTCGATGAGCACCCCGGTGGACCACCCGGAGCTGCGTGCGGCGGTCGAGCGCGCGACGGCCGCCGGCGCGCTCGTCGTGGCGTCGGCGGGCAACCGGGCGACGAGCTCCGACGAGACGGACGGCCTGCGGTACCCCGCGGCGTACCCGGGCGTGCTGGGCGTCGCCGCGGTCGACGCGTCGGGGGCGCCCGCGGCGGACTCGATCCACGGGGCGCACGTCGACGTCGCGGCGCCGGGCACCGAGGTGCTGACGACGTACCACGCCGACGGCGACTGCCTGCTGGGCGGGGAGAACGTCTCGGCGAGCTTCGCGACGGCCTACGTCAGCGCGGCGGCGGCGCTCGTCGCGCAGCGGTACCCGGACGAGTCGCCCGCGCAGTGGGCGCACCGCCTCATGGTGACGGCCTCGCGGCTCGTGCCGGGGGAGCGGGACGACCTCGTCGGCTGGGGTGTCGTGCGCGCGGACCAGGCCCTGCTGTTCGTGGACGACGGTGCCGCACCCGGGCCGGACAGCCCGGTGCACGAGCGCCCGGCGACGCCCGAGCGGCCCGCGCAGGTGCTGGACACGTCCGTGAGCGCGGACCCGCTGGACGCGGTCCGGCCCGCGGCGGCGTGGTGGGTGTGGGCGGGGGGCACCGGACTGGTCCTCGTCGCCCTGGCGGCGCAGCTCGTCGGCCGTCGTCGGCGGCGCTGA
- the rarD gene encoding EamA family transporter RarD — translation MQDGRPDRPTGPRPYARLVPRTPAPAPATTARGGLAAGVAAYALWGVLPLYFPLLEPAGAVEIIAHRVVWSLLFCLLLLLATRTWPAFVSALRDRRTLGLLALAAVLLAVNWLVFVFGVLTDRVVDAALGYFINPLVTVGLAVLVLRERLRPLQWVALGAGAAAVVVITAGYGQLPWIALTLAASFGCYGLIKNRVGRSVGAVPGLAAETLVLAPLALGYLVTLAATGTGSFAAHGGWHAVALATSGVVTAVALATSGVVTAVPLLLFNTAARRMPLSLLGLLQYLAPVLQLLIGVVVLGERMPVARWWGFGLVWLALVLLGVDGVRNRLRVRAAR, via the coding sequence ATGCAAGACGGGCGTCCGGATCGACCCACGGGCCCGCGCCCGTACGCTCGCCTGGTGCCGCGCACCCCCGCCCCCGCACCCGCCACCACCGCCCGCGGCGGGCTCGCCGCAGGCGTCGCCGCCTACGCGCTCTGGGGCGTCCTGCCCCTGTACTTCCCGCTGCTCGAGCCTGCGGGCGCGGTCGAGATCATCGCCCACCGCGTCGTGTGGTCGCTGCTGTTCTGCCTGCTGCTGCTCCTCGCGACGCGCACGTGGCCCGCCTTCGTCTCCGCCCTGCGCGACCGCCGGACCCTCGGACTGCTCGCGCTCGCGGCCGTCCTGCTGGCCGTGAACTGGCTCGTCTTCGTGTTCGGCGTGCTGACCGACCGTGTCGTCGACGCCGCGCTCGGCTACTTCATCAACCCGCTCGTCACGGTCGGCCTCGCCGTGCTCGTGCTGCGCGAGCGGCTCCGACCCCTGCAGTGGGTGGCCCTCGGTGCCGGCGCGGCCGCCGTCGTCGTCATCACCGCGGGGTACGGGCAGCTGCCCTGGATCGCGCTGACGCTCGCCGCGTCCTTCGGGTGCTACGGGCTCATCAAGAACCGCGTGGGACGCAGCGTCGGCGCCGTCCCCGGCCTGGCCGCCGAGACGCTCGTCCTCGCGCCGCTCGCGCTCGGCTACCTCGTGACGCTCGCCGCCACCGGCACCGGCTCGTTCGCGGCGCACGGCGGATGGCACGCCGTCGCGCTCGCGACGTCCGGCGTCGTGACCGCCGTCGCGCTCGCGACGTCCGGCGTCGTGACCGCCGTCCCGCTGCTCCTGTTCAACACCGCCGCGCGCCGCATGCCGCTCAGCCTGCTCGGGCTGCTGCAGTACCTCGCGCCCGTGCTCCAGCTCCTCATCGGCGTCGTCGTGCTGGGCGAGCGCATGCCCGTCGCCCGCTGGTGGGGGTTCGGCCTCGTGTGGCTCGCGCTCGTCCTGCTCGGCGTCGACGGCGTCCGGAACCGGCTGCGGGTCCGCGCGGCACGCTGA